The Pseudomonadota bacterium genome contains the following window.
GGGGGTTTCGTCGTAAAACCCCCACTCGGCGACCGCCCGCCGAGGGCTGACCCCCGCAAACGCTGGGGGTTTCGTCGTAAAACCCCCACTCGGCGACCGCCCGCCGAAGGTCGACCCCCGCAAACGCTGGGGGTTTCGTCGTAAAACCCCCACTCGGCGACCGCACGCTGAGGACTGACCCTCGCATCGGCTGACCCCCGCAAACGCCGGGGGTTTCGTCGTTAGCTCCCCACCTGCGGTGCAGATCACGACCGGCTCTCTCCCACCAGGCGGGCCGAGCCCGCGGTGCCGGTCAGAGCCAGATCAGACCTGCGAGAAGGACCCGCCCCCTTTGAGAAGAAGGGTCGCCGGCATGAGCATCATTCGCACCCGCAGAAAATCAGTCGCCGTCAACGTGGGCGGCGTGGGCGTGGGGGGAGACAACCCCGTTCGCGTCCAGAGCATGACCAACACCGACACGGCCGACGTCGACGGCACCGTCAAGCAGATCCTCGAGCTCTACGTGGCAGGCTCCGAGATTGTGCGCTTCACCGTGAAAGACGACGACGGCGCCCGTGCCGTGCCCCACATCCGCGACAAGGTGCGGGCCGCGGGCTGCTCGGTGCCGCTGGTGGGCGACTTCCACTACAACGGGCACAAGCTGCTCACGAAGTTCCCCGAGTGCGCCGAGGCCCTCGACAAGTACCGCATCAATCCAGGCAACGTGGGTTCGGGCAAGAACCACGACAACAACTTCAAGATGATGATCGAGGTGGCGGCGAAGCACAACCGTCCCGTGCGCATCGGCGTCAACGGCGGGTCGCTCGATCAGGCCCTGCTCCAGCGTCTCATCGAAGACGACCTGGCCAAGGGCAGCCCCCGCGGCGCCCGCCAGGTGTTCAACGACGCCATGATTGCCAGCGCTCTCGACTCGGCGCAGATGGCCCTCGACTACGGCCTGCGCAAGGACCAGATCATCTTGTCGACCAAGCTGAGCGACATCAACGAGATGGTGGCCACCTATCGCGCCCTCGCCGAGCGCTGCGACTACGCGCTGCACCTCGGCCTCACAGAGGCTGGAATCGGCGACAAGGGCATCGTTGCGTCGTCGCTGGCCCTGGGCCTGCTGCTTGTTGACGGCATCGGCGACACCATCCGCGTCTCGCTCACGCCCAAGCCCGGTGATCCGCGCACCCGCGAGGTGGTCATCTGCCAGCAGATCCTGCAGACCCTGGGCATCCGCTCGTTCACACCGCTGGTGACGGCCTGCCCCGGCTGCGGCCGCACCACGAGCACGCTCTTTCAGGAGATTGCGGTGCAGACCGAGGAGTACCTGCGCCGCATGATGCCGGAGTGGAAGTCCAGGGGCTATGCTGGCGTCGAGGACATGAAGGTGGCCGTCATGGGATGTGTCGTGAACGGGCCCGGCGAGGCCCGCGGGGCCCACATCGGCCTGTCGCTGCCGGGCACCGGCGAAAGCCCGGCCGCCCCCATCTACGCCAACGGCCTGCACGTAGCAACGCTGAAGGGCGAGGGCATCGCTGAGCAGTTCCGCGCCCATCTCGACGCCTACGTGCTTGACCACTACGCGCCGAAAGAAACGGCGGCGAAGGCCTGACAGGGCGCTCGAGGCGGGCGGTGCGGGGCTGAGGTAGGCCCTGTGGTCGCGTACGCACGCGTCCGTCTCGCGTCCGCAGTGGCGCACCGACTTGCCTTTCTCGCGTCCGCGGTGGCGCACGCGTATGAACCCGCCGTCTGCAAGAAGCGGTCTTGCGGACACCGCTCAGAAGGCAACGCGGGTCTGGAGGTCTCCGTGGAAACGGTCCGCTTTGACGACGTGGAGGCTCATCGCGCGGCTGCTGACCGGCTGTTCGAAGCGCTGCTTCGAACGTTGACAGTGCTGCTGCCAGACGCCGACATCCAGCATGTGGGAAGCACGGCGCTGCCGCGCGGCCTGACCAAAGGCGATCTCGACATCCAGGTGCGCGTGCCCGCAGCGCGCTTCGAAGCGGCCTGTGACGCGCTGTCCGCGCACTATT
Protein-coding sequences here:
- a CDS encoding flavodoxin-dependent (E)-4-hydroxy-3-methylbut-2-enyl-diphosphate synthase, with the protein product MSIIRTRRKSVAVNVGGVGVGGDNPVRVQSMTNTDTADVDGTVKQILELYVAGSEIVRFTVKDDDGARAVPHIRDKVRAAGCSVPLVGDFHYNGHKLLTKFPECAEALDKYRINPGNVGSGKNHDNNFKMMIEVAAKHNRPVRIGVNGGSLDQALLQRLIEDDLAKGSPRGARQVFNDAMIASALDSAQMALDYGLRKDQIILSTKLSDINEMVATYRALAERCDYALHLGLTEAGIGDKGIVASSLALGLLLVDGIGDTIRVSLTPKPGDPRTREVVICQQILQTLGIRSFTPLVTACPGCGRTTSTLFQEIAVQTEEYLRRMMPEWKSRGYAGVEDMKVAVMGCVVNGPGEARGAHIGLSLPGTGESPAAPIYANGLHVATLKGEGIAEQFRAHLDAYVLDHYAPKETAAKA